The genomic segment CCATGGACTCTCGCGGTGGCCCGCCGGTCCGGGGCCCGCCGGTCCCAGCCCCCTGAAGCCCGCGCGTGCGGTTACGCCCGGTCCGGCGGGGGCGCCTGCGCCGGCAGGACCCGTACCGGCAGCTCCGTCAGTGCCTCGCGCAGCGCGTCCGCGAACGCCTCGAACTCCTCCTGCCGGGCCGCCCCGGTGCGCAGGGCGAGCGCGATCCGGCGGGACGGGGCCGGGTCCGCGAAGGAGCCGGCGGCCAGCCGTGTGGACCGCCCGGTCTCCACGCACAGCGCGGTGCGCGGCAGCAGGGTGACGCCGAGTCCGCCGGCGACGAGCTGGACCAGGGTGGAGAGCCCGGCCGCGCTGGTGGTGGCCCGTGCGCCGTCCCGGCGGCCCGCCTCCCGGCAGATGTCCAGCGCCTGGTCGCGCAGGCAGTGCCCCTCGTCGAGCAGCAGGAGGTCGAGGTCGCGCAGCGCCTGCCGGGGGATGCCGGAGCGGCCGGCGAGCGGGTGCCCGCTCGGGGTGGCGAGCACGAAGTCCTCGTCGAACAGCGGGAGTTCGGTCACCCCGGAGGCGCCGAGGGGTACCGCGAGCAGCAGCAGGTCCAGCCGGCCCCGGCCGAGGCCGTGCAGCAGGGAGGCGGTCTGCTCCTCGTGGACCTGGAGGTCCAGGTCCGGGTAGCGGTCGCGGACCAGCCTCAGCACCGTGGGCAGCAGGTAGGGCGCCACCGTGGGGATCACGCCGAGGCGCAGCGTGCCGGTGAACGGCGCCCGCGCGGCCTCGGCCTCCTCCAGGAACTCGCCGACGGACTCCAGGACCGTACGGGCCCGCGCGGCCAGCCGGGCCCCGGCGGGTGTC from the Streptomyces xinghaiensis S187 genome contains:
- a CDS encoding hydrogen peroxide-inducible genes activator; this encodes MQAVRGLGRNGARQPTLAQLRAFAAVAEHLHFRDAAADIGMSQPALSGAVSALEEVLGVRLLERTTRKVLLTPAGARLAARARTVLESVGEFLEEAEAARAPFTGTLRLGVIPTVAPYLLPTVLRLVRDRYPDLDLQVHEEQTASLLHGLGRGRLDLLLLAVPLGASGVTELPLFDEDFVLATPSGHPLAGRSGIPRQALRDLDLLLLDEGHCLRDQALDICREAGRRDGARATTSAAGLSTLVQLVAGGLGVTLLPRTALCVETGRSTRLAAGSFADPAPSRRIALALRTGAARQEEFEAFADALREALTELPVRVLPAQAPPPDRA